From Cytophagia bacterium CHB2:
CGCTCGCCGAAGTGCAAAAGGCCGGCGTCGAAATCTTCCGTCCCGACAAAACGCCGTTTACCGAAACGGTTGCCAGCCTTTACGAAGAATACAGGAACCAGCCGGAGATCTACAATCTCATTCAAGAAATCAAAGCCGTGAGGTGAGCATGCAACGAATTCGATCGGGCGTCGATCAAGCCCTGAAATGGCTGGTGATTGTACTCATGGGCGTGATGGTACTCAACGTCCTGTGGCAGGTGCTCACGCGCTTTGTGCTGCGCGACCCCAGCTCGTACACCGAAGAGTTGGCGCGTTATCTTCTGGTCTGGGTCGGCTTGATAGGCGCCGCTTATGCCGCCAGCCAAAAGATGCATCTTGCCATCGATATTTTGACCGCGCGCTTGCACGGGAAACCACGGCACTATGTCGAAATGTTCATTTATCTGTGCACGTTTCTTTTTGCGCTCTTGATTATGGTGATTGGCGGCCTGCGCCTGGTCAATCTCACGCTCACCTTGAATCAAATCTCGGCGGCGCTGCAAATCAAGCTCGGATATGTTTACTTGGCGCTGCCGTTGAGCGGCCTTCTCATCATGTTCTATGCCGCATATTTTTTTGCCGAACAGCTTCGGCTGCTTGTTGATGACAAAGCGATGCACGATTC
This genomic window contains:
- a CDS encoding TRAP transporter small permease, encoding MQRIRSGVDQALKWLVIVLMGVMVLNVLWQVLTRFVLRDPSSYTEELARYLLVWVGLIGAAYAASQKMHLAIDILTARLHGKPRHYVEMFIYLCTFLFALLIMVIGGLRLVNLTLTLNQISAALQIKLGYVYLALPLSGLLIMFYAAYFFAEQLRLLVDDKAMHDSSR